In one Echinicola marina genomic region, the following are encoded:
- the mobC gene encoding conjugal transfer protein MobC: MQTGESTEGLRKIIDLTRKLSIGMLCLHFYYYCFSAFEAWGLTHEITFRLIKGLRKTGLFDHGFISKGFALGLLLISLVGAKGKKSEGLKLSQALWPLTFGLMMYWASDGIFYLNFEGEEVAVLYIGVTSVGFLLVLSGGALLSRLLKVKMAKSVFNHLNETFPQEERLLENEYSVNLPARYNLKGKIRKSWVNIINPFRALLVAGTPGSGKSYFVIRHVITQHIAKGFSMFVYDFKYDDLSIIAYNTLLKNQHAYNVKPSFYTINFDSLSHTHRCNPLEPETMLDITDASEAARTIMMGLNRDWIKKQGDFFVESPINFLTAVIWFLKKHRHGKYCTLPHVIELMQVEYDQLFPVLRTEPEIEVLINPFVSAYQKGATDQLEGQIASAKITMARLSSPQLYYVLSESDFTLDINDPGEPKIVCMGNNPQKQQVYGAVLSLYISRITKLVNQKDKLKSSLIFDEFPTIYFNGMDNLIATARSNKVATCLGVQDYSQLRKDYGREQAEVIMNTVGNFISGQVLGETAKQLSERFGKILQDRKTISINRSDTSITKSRQLDQAVPPSTISSLSSGEFVGMVADTPDQKMELKAFHNEIINDHESLALEAGNYQPLPKVRDVSTPEIVDNYKDIKLDVQEIIDLEIERIHNTPGLNKLLFAKESGK, translated from the coding sequence ATGCAGACCGGTGAAAGTACCGAAGGTCTAAGGAAAATTATTGACCTTACCCGCAAGCTTAGCATAGGAATGTTATGTCTCCATTTCTATTACTATTGCTTTTCGGCTTTTGAAGCCTGGGGACTAACCCATGAAATTACCTTTCGGTTGATTAAGGGTTTACGCAAAACAGGCCTTTTTGATCATGGCTTTATATCCAAGGGGTTTGCCCTGGGACTATTGCTGATTTCCCTGGTCGGTGCAAAAGGAAAGAAAAGCGAAGGCCTCAAATTATCCCAGGCATTATGGCCATTGACCTTTGGATTGATGATGTACTGGGCGAGTGATGGCATATTCTATCTGAATTTTGAAGGAGAAGAAGTTGCGGTGCTCTACATTGGGGTTACTTCTGTTGGGTTCTTACTGGTGCTATCAGGGGGAGCATTGCTGAGCAGACTGCTGAAGGTAAAGATGGCAAAGAGCGTATTCAATCATTTGAATGAAACATTCCCGCAGGAAGAGCGGCTTTTAGAAAACGAATACTCGGTAAACCTGCCTGCCCGCTATAACCTGAAAGGAAAGATCCGCAAATCCTGGGTCAATATCATTAATCCCTTCAGGGCCTTATTGGTTGCCGGTACACCGGGTTCCGGGAAAAGTTATTTTGTGATCCGTCACGTGATCACCCAACATATTGCCAAGGGATTCTCCATGTTTGTATATGATTTTAAGTATGATGACCTGTCGATTATCGCTTACAATACCTTACTGAAGAACCAGCATGCCTATAACGTAAAACCATCCTTTTATACCATCAATTTTGACAGCCTTTCCCATACCCATCGCTGTAATCCTTTAGAACCGGAAACCATGCTGGACATCACCGATGCCAGCGAAGCCGCCCGTACTATAATGATGGGACTGAACCGTGACTGGATAAAAAAGCAGGGGGACTTTTTTGTAGAATCCCCGATCAACTTTCTAACGGCAGTAATCTGGTTTTTGAAAAAACACAGGCACGGGAAATACTGTACACTTCCTCATGTCATCGAATTGATGCAAGTGGAATACGATCAACTTTTTCCCGTACTCCGGACCGAGCCGGAGATCGAGGTGCTGATCAACCCTTTTGTTTCGGCATATCAAAAAGGAGCTACCGACCAATTGGAAGGCCAGATTGCCAGTGCCAAAATCACCATGGCCCGCCTATCCTCACCACAGCTTTACTATGTGCTCTCTGAAAGCGATTTTACCCTGGATATCAATGATCCCGGGGAACCAAAGATCGTATGCATGGGTAACAACCCGCAAAAGCAGCAGGTCTATGGAGCTGTACTTTCTCTTTATATATCAAGGATCACCAAACTGGTCAACCAAAAGGACAAATTAAAATCCAGTTTAATATTTGATGAATTTCCCACCATTTATTTCAACGGGATGGATAATCTTATTGCCACGGCCCGAAGCAATAAGGTAGCCACCTGTCTGGGCGTTCAGGATTACAGTCAGCTTAGAAAAGACTATGGGCGGGAACAGGCAGAAGTGATCATGAACACGGTAGGGAATTTTATCAGTGGCCAGGTTTTGGGAGAAACAGCCAAACAACTCTCCGAGAGGTTCGGGAAGATACTGCAGGACCGGAAAACAATCTCCATTAACAGAAGCGATACGTCCATCACGAAATCCAGGCAGCTGGACCAGGCGGTACCTCCCTCTACGATCTCATCCCTTTCCTCCGGGGAGTTTGTCGGTATGGTGGCCGATACCCCGGATCAAAAAATGGAACTGAAAGCCTTTCACAATGAGATCATCAACGATCATGAATCCCTGGCCCTGGAAGCAGGGAATTACCAGCCCCTCCCCAAGGTGCGGGATGTGTCAACGCCGGAGATAGTGGATAACTATAAGGACATTAAACTGGATGTTCAGGAGATCATTGATCTGGAAATAGAAAGAATCCACAATACTCCCGGCTTAAACAAACTGCTCTTCGCTAAAGAATCCGGTAAATAA
- a CDS encoding RNA polymerase sigma-70 factor: MPLDKTNHNASKYSFAYRQSFDLVFEEFYPGLCFYAERILQSKTDAEDVVENLFVKLWQKKMEFSSRDHLRSFLYKSTKNACLDFIKTTARSAERNTHFLDTAEGYTKSHLTNMIRAEVIREIHQAIESLPTQCGTVIRKSYIEGLSLPEIAQEMSLSVQTVKNHKLRGLAILRKKISQDQFMLLMIYPYAHLLTQTFE, translated from the coding sequence ATGCCTCTGGATAAAACTAACCATAATGCCTCAAAATATTCATTTGCCTATCGGCAATCATTTGACCTGGTGTTTGAAGAGTTTTATCCCGGATTGTGCTTCTATGCTGAAAGGATATTGCAAAGCAAGACCGATGCTGAGGATGTAGTGGAAAACCTGTTTGTAAAGCTCTGGCAAAAGAAGATGGAATTTTCTTCCAGGGATCATCTTCGCTCTTTTTTATACAAGTCCACCAAGAATGCCTGTTTGGATTTTATCAAGACTACGGCACGTTCTGCAGAGCGGAACACCCACTTTTTAGATACCGCTGAGGGTTATACAAAAAGCCACCTGACCAACATGATCCGGGCTGAAGTGATCCGTGAGATCCATCAGGCCATTGAGTCCCTTCCTACCCAATGTGGAACGGTTATCCGCAAATCCTATATAGAAGGGCTTTCCCTACCGGAGATCGCCCAGGAAATGTCGCTGTCTGTACAAACGGTAAAAAATCATAAGCTCAGGGGATTGGCCATCTTGCGCAAAAAAATATCCCAGGATCAGTTCATGCTGCTGATGATCTACCCTTATGCCCATTTGCTGACTCAAACCTTCGAGTAA
- a CDS encoding FecR family protein, producing MENDPAHIARVIYLLKKQAGNQRLELSEQVELRDWIDRSPQNKELFEQLQDSTLRDQWLDQIRGYNTSQALERVHNRISRPSFTREKTPASKNGVLRKTILSIAASLVLLLGIGYFFRYELLNILAPVKMETMLTSKAERKTIALPDGTQVWLSPGSVLEYPMEFRGPVREVNLKGEAFFEVQPDKQHPFIILSGQLETKVLGTSFNLTAYEGDEDVTVTLLEGAVSLKPAGEKNKSPTILHPNEQAVFEKENRSIRKEMVTDARKYLSRRNGIFRYEAARLEEVVQDMERQYGVKIQLDSSMVNREYYGTMNTEDELLVMLEKISLVMNAGWYGAGENTYRIKPK from the coding sequence ATGGAAAACGATCCTGCCCATATCGCAAGGGTAATCTACCTGCTTAAAAAACAAGCCGGGAACCAAAGACTTGAATTATCCGAGCAAGTAGAACTTAGGGATTGGATAGACCGATCCCCGCAGAACAAGGAATTATTTGAGCAGCTACAGGATTCAACGCTACGGGACCAATGGCTGGACCAAATAAGGGGGTACAATACTTCCCAGGCCCTGGAGCGTGTGCATAACCGGATTAGTCGTCCATCATTTACAAGGGAAAAAACTCCTGCATCTAAAAACGGAGTTTTGAGAAAAACGATACTATCCATCGCTGCCTCCCTGGTACTGTTGCTGGGCATCGGGTATTTCTTCCGCTATGAACTTCTGAATATCCTGGCACCGGTTAAAATGGAAACAATGCTTACAAGTAAAGCAGAGCGAAAAACGATAGCCCTACCGGATGGCACCCAAGTATGGCTAAGCCCAGGAAGTGTTTTGGAGTACCCTATGGAGTTCAGAGGGCCGGTAAGGGAGGTGAATCTAAAAGGAGAAGCCTTTTTCGAGGTGCAACCTGATAAGCAGCATCCCTTTATTATCCTCTCAGGGCAGCTAGAAACCAAAGTCCTCGGCACGTCCTTTAACCTGACAGCTTATGAAGGGGATGAAGATGTGACGGTCACCCTTCTGGAAGGGGCTGTGTCGTTAAAACCTGCCGGGGAAAAGAACAAATCGCCGACCATCCTTCATCCCAATGAACAGGCAGTTTTCGAAAAAGAAAACCGGTCCATTCGAAAAGAAATGGTTACGGATGCCCGTAAGTACCTCTCCCGGCGCAACGGTATCTTCCGGTACGAGGCGGCCAGACTGGAAGAAGTAGTTCAGGATATGGAGCGTCAGTACGGTGTAAAAATTCAGTTGGACTCAAGCATGGTCAACCGGGAGTATTATGGCACCATGAATACCGAAGATGAACTTCTTGTCATGCTGGAAAAAATAAGTCTGGTTATGAATGCCGGATGGTATGGAGCCGGTGAAAATACATATCGAATAAAACCCAAATAG
- a CDS encoding SusC/RagA family TonB-linked outer membrane protein yields the protein MKKTLLLHAGSMGSTHLFSGDAPCFLLSIQSKVPRLGPRLLYIMKWSLFITGIICCTAATLLAGEVKGQSALDKEVSIEIKNQLLKDALDEISTRAEVTFVYSDKVAASREKVNVIATNRALRKVLDDVFLNLPFGYQSLGNEIVIKHDPKKDFSPGKRPVPTQLEISMEQVRGVVLDPDGYPLPGATIQVKGSNWGTVTDENGEFILNNVQKGDILIISMIGFEKIEIEVRNFSENMVVPLKEKVSELDEAVVIAYGTTTRRLNTGSIGRITAREIEKQPVLNPLGTLQGRIPGLVISESSGVSGAQFNVEIRGRNTIDDGISNNSPLFIVDGVPFGPGNDNFNQLASAANNPSQISSGGFSPLSLINPSYIESIEVLKDADATAIYGSRGANGVILITTKKGKSGATNVNINVYTGAARAGRTVNMLNTSQYIEMRKEAFANDGVEPTNSTAPDLLIWDTTRFTDWRKELIGGTARVNNIQASISGGSDRTQFLLGGTYRKETTVYPGDFSNKRAAANFSLTHRSSDDRLNARLSVNYASLINNIVQSDLTRYLNLPPNFPALLDDNGDLNWSEKGVPFANMGIVNPLSYLFQTYEGKTENLISNLNLEYKIAPFLSFRTSLGYNTTYVDEITTRPSTSLDPSRGLLPSASFANNALRSWIAEPQVELYKSISHGELNVLLGATWQSNDSDATSLTGRNYNSDLLLHSIQAAGTVSAQNSNSQYKYTAAFARINYNWENKYILNLTGRRDGSSRFGPNNRFSNFGAVGGAWLFSNEPFGKKLSPVVSFGKIRGSYGITGNDQIGDYLYLDTWGSTYNTVNGNAGLYPTKLFNPDYQWEKNSKIEATLELGLFSDQVFFSATWYRNRSSNQLVNYPLPYITGFNRLVDNLNALIENRGFEFIVESKNIETPGFSWSTSLNLTAPKNKLLAFPNLETSPYSSRFEIGHSLNLIKGYQYIGVNPETGVYEFVDVNNDGSLSTGDYQPLGNTDPKFYGGISNSLHFRNLQIDFLLEFRKQTGVNYFRYFNTYRPGSAINQPTIINERWKQPGDITEIQKLTRGAGASDANNASSYMVRSDKIYSDASFIRLKNVSLSYLFPQKYFRETPFSNARVYAQAQNLLTFTNYYGDPETQDIQRMPPMRMITLGIQFNVSMDSLK from the coding sequence ATGAAAAAAACTCTACTTCTCCATGCAGGCAGTATGGGGAGTACCCACCTGTTTTCGGGTGATGCCCCCTGCTTTCTGCTATCTATCCAATCGAAGGTCCCCAGGTTGGGGCCAAGGCTCCTTTACATTATGAAATGGTCCCTTTTTATCACCGGAATAATTTGTTGTACTGCGGCCACACTGTTGGCCGGGGAGGTAAAGGGACAGTCTGCCCTCGATAAGGAGGTTTCTATTGAGATCAAAAACCAATTGCTGAAAGATGCCCTGGATGAGATTTCTACCAGGGCAGAGGTGACTTTCGTGTACAGCGATAAGGTGGCCGCTAGCCGGGAAAAAGTGAATGTTATAGCCACTAACCGGGCATTACGAAAGGTACTGGACGATGTTTTTCTTAATCTCCCATTTGGGTACCAGTCCCTGGGAAACGAAATTGTTATCAAACACGATCCCAAAAAAGACTTTTCCCCAGGAAAAAGACCCGTCCCCACCCAACTGGAAATATCGATGGAGCAGGTAAGAGGGGTTGTTCTTGACCCAGATGGATACCCCCTTCCCGGGGCCACGATCCAGGTTAAAGGTTCTAACTGGGGAACCGTTACTGATGAAAATGGAGAGTTTATATTAAATAATGTCCAAAAGGGAGACATCCTTATTATTTCCATGATTGGTTTTGAGAAGATAGAAATAGAGGTCAGAAACTTTTCGGAAAATATGGTAGTGCCCCTTAAGGAAAAAGTCTCTGAATTGGACGAAGCGGTGGTCATAGCTTATGGTACGACCACCCGGAGATTAAATACCGGCTCAATAGGGAGAATTACTGCCAGGGAAATAGAAAAGCAACCTGTTTTGAATCCGTTAGGAACCCTGCAGGGAAGAATACCTGGGTTAGTCATTAGTGAGTCCAGTGGTGTTTCGGGAGCTCAATTCAATGTAGAAATAAGAGGCAGAAATACCATAGATGACGGGATTTCAAATAATTCACCTCTTTTTATTGTGGACGGTGTACCCTTTGGCCCGGGCAATGATAACTTCAATCAACTGGCATCAGCAGCCAATAACCCGAGCCAGATTTCTTCAGGAGGATTTAGCCCGTTAAGCTTGATCAACCCTTCATATATAGAGAGCATAGAAGTATTAAAAGATGCCGATGCCACAGCTATTTATGGAAGCAGGGGAGCCAATGGAGTTATACTCATTACCACAAAAAAAGGGAAAAGTGGAGCAACCAATGTAAATATTAATGTGTATACCGGTGCTGCCCGGGCAGGGAGAACAGTAAATATGCTTAATACTTCTCAATACATCGAAATGCGAAAAGAGGCATTTGCTAATGACGGGGTTGAGCCTACGAATTCTACAGCCCCCGACCTGCTTATTTGGGATACGACCCGTTTTACAGATTGGAGAAAGGAGCTTATTGGCGGTACAGCAAGAGTAAACAATATACAAGCAAGTATTTCAGGGGGAAGTGATAGAACCCAATTTCTTTTGGGAGGAACCTATCGAAAGGAGACAACCGTTTACCCGGGGGATTTTTCCAATAAAAGGGCTGCAGCCAACTTCTCTTTGACGCACCGGTCATCGGATGACAGGCTTAATGCCCGGTTATCAGTGAATTACGCCTCACTGATCAATAATATTGTGCAGAGTGATCTTACCCGGTACCTAAACCTTCCCCCTAACTTCCCTGCCTTACTGGATGATAACGGTGATCTAAATTGGAGTGAAAAGGGAGTTCCCTTTGCCAATATGGGAATTGTTAATCCATTGTCCTACCTGTTCCAGACTTATGAAGGGAAAACAGAAAACTTAATAAGTAATCTCAATTTAGAATATAAAATAGCTCCCTTTTTGTCCTTTCGGACCAGTTTAGGCTATAACACTACCTATGTTGACGAAATAACAACCAGGCCATCCACTTCTTTAGACCCGTCCAGAGGGTTGCTTCCTTCCGCTTCTTTTGCCAATAATGCTCTCCGTAGTTGGATTGCTGAACCCCAGGTTGAACTATATAAATCCATTTCACATGGAGAATTAAATGTCTTATTGGGAGCTACCTGGCAATCCAATGATTCCGATGCCACCTCGCTTACCGGAAGGAATTACAATAGTGATTTATTATTGCATTCCATTCAAGCGGCCGGTACCGTTAGTGCCCAGAATAGCAATTCTCAATACAAATACACTGCTGCTTTTGCACGGATAAACTACAACTGGGAAAATAAATATATATTGAACCTGACCGGCAGGCGTGACGGCAGCAGTCGCTTTGGACCCAACAACCGCTTTTCCAATTTTGGAGCCGTAGGCGGAGCCTGGTTATTTTCGAATGAGCCTTTTGGTAAAAAACTCAGTCCCGTGGTAAGCTTTGGTAAGATCAGAGGAAGTTACGGGATCACCGGGAATGATCAGATCGGGGATTACTTATACTTAGATACGTGGGGCTCAACCTATAATACGGTTAATGGGAATGCAGGTCTTTATCCTACAAAATTATTTAATCCTGATTATCAATGGGAAAAGAATAGCAAAATTGAAGCTACATTGGAGTTGGGATTATTTAGTGACCAGGTATTCTTCTCCGCAACATGGTATCGCAACAGGAGCAGTAACCAATTGGTTAATTATCCTTTGCCCTATATCACGGGATTTAACCGATTGGTGGACAACCTCAATGCCCTTATCGAAAACAGGGGTTTTGAATTTATAGTGGAGAGCAAAAATATAGAAACCCCAGGTTTTAGCTGGTCTACGTCCCTTAATCTTACGGCACCGAAAAATAAGCTTTTAGCGTTTCCGAACTTGGAAACTTCTCCCTATTCCAGCCGGTTTGAGATAGGCCATTCCTTAAACTTGATAAAAGGATATCAATACATTGGAGTGAATCCTGAAACAGGAGTATATGAATTTGTCGATGTAAACAATGACGGGAGCTTAAGTACAGGGGATTACCAACCTTTGGGAAATACTGATCCCAAATTTTACGGGGGGATCTCCAACAGTTTACATTTTAGAAACCTGCAAATCGATTTCTTGTTGGAATTCCGAAAACAAACGGGAGTGAATTATTTCCGGTATTTTAATACTTACAGACCCGGGTCGGCTATCAATCAACCTACGATTATCAATGAACGGTGGAAGCAGCCAGGGGATATTACAGAAATACAAAAGTTAACCAGAGGTGCAGGAGCAAGTGATGCCAATAACGCGAGCTCTTACATGGTACGTTCAGATAAGATCTATAGCGATGCTTCCTTTATCCGGCTGAAGAACGTATCGCTTTCCTACTTGTTTCCGCAAAAATATTTCCGGGAAACTCCGTTTTCGAATGCCCGGGTATATGCCCAGGCCCAAAACCTGTTGACCTTCACTAACTACTATGGAGACCCTGAGACCCAGGATATACAGAGAATGCCTCCTATGCGAATGATCACCCTGGGAATTCAATTTAATGTATCCATGGATAGCCTAAAGTAA
- a CDS encoding RagB/SusD family nutrient uptake outer membrane protein — MKPYIKSTIIISLFPFLLLGACKEFIDVPLPENQIQAMEVFENELTALSAVYGVYNTISQGNLHLARGGMSVYIGLTSDELAIASPNTTAEPFYENNLDAENTTVRNNFWNSSYRIIYHINAVIEGLENSKELTTEFKNPLIAEMKVIRAFYYFYLANIFGPAPLVIQTNYEANALQPNTSSVGEIYDLIVSDLLTSKDMLPKDRGEAEKMRPDRYVVSSLLARAYLYTEKWTEAATEATEVIESGKFLLEPDLDDVFIVESREAIWQIPSSDDFGQNIPEGGAFVPSSPTMVPRYVITETLLNGFAPGDLRRDSWLSFNTVDGTDFYFPYKYKVQSSSSPISERNTLLRLAEIYLIRSEALLRLDQIALSREDLNAIRERADLIPATTTDREELADLIEREKQLEFFAEWGHRWFDLKRLGKAGEVLGPLKPNWEPYKTLFPIPQDELEQNPNLIQNTGY, encoded by the coding sequence ATGAAACCATATATAAAAAGTACCATAATAATATCGCTGTTTCCATTTTTATTGTTGGGAGCATGCAAAGAGTTTATCGATGTCCCCCTTCCCGAAAATCAGATACAGGCCATGGAAGTATTTGAAAATGAATTGACGGCCCTTTCTGCGGTATATGGAGTATATAATACCATAAGCCAGGGGAATTTACACCTGGCAAGGGGAGGAATGAGTGTTTATATAGGATTAACCTCAGACGAACTGGCGATTGCCAGCCCAAACACCACTGCCGAACCTTTTTATGAAAACAACCTGGACGCAGAGAATACCACGGTTAGAAATAACTTCTGGAATTCATCATACCGGATCATTTATCATATCAATGCAGTCATAGAAGGCTTGGAGAACTCGAAGGAACTAACGACAGAATTCAAAAATCCATTAATTGCAGAGATGAAAGTAATACGGGCGTTTTATTACTTTTATTTGGCTAATATATTTGGACCGGCTCCTTTAGTTATTCAAACGAATTACGAGGCAAACGCCTTACAACCTAACACATCTTCGGTAGGAGAAATATATGACCTGATTGTTTCAGATCTCCTTACATCTAAGGATATGCTACCAAAGGATAGAGGCGAGGCAGAAAAGATGAGGCCTGATCGATATGTGGTATCCTCACTTTTAGCCCGGGCATATTTGTATACTGAAAAATGGACAGAGGCAGCGACAGAAGCTACAGAAGTGATCGAATCCGGGAAGTTTTTACTGGAACCAGATCTGGATGATGTTTTTATAGTGGAGAGTAGAGAAGCAATTTGGCAAATTCCTTCCTCCGATGATTTTGGACAAAATATCCCTGAAGGAGGGGCTTTTGTTCCTTCTTCACCGACTATGGTTCCCCGGTACGTGATTACGGAGACATTGCTCAATGGTTTTGCCCCTGGTGATTTGAGAAGAGACAGCTGGCTATCATTCAATACTGTTGATGGAACAGATTTTTATTTTCCCTATAAATATAAGGTTCAATCATCATCCTCGCCGATTTCGGAAAGAAATACCCTTTTACGATTAGCAGAAATTTATCTCATCCGGTCAGAAGCGCTGCTTAGACTGGATCAAATAGCTCTATCCAGGGAAGATTTGAATGCTATCCGGGAGCGTGCGGATCTTATACCTGCTACGACTACTGACCGTGAAGAACTCGCCGACCTGATTGAAAGGGAAAAGCAGTTGGAGTTTTTTGCGGAATGGGGACACAGGTGGTTTGATTTAAAGAGACTGGGGAAGGCCGGTGAGGTATTGGGTCCTTTAAAACCGAATTGGGAACCGTATAAAACCTTGTTCCCCATTCCGCAGGATGAATTAGAGCAGAATCCTAACCTTATCCAAAACACTGGCTATTAA
- a CDS encoding TlpA family protein disulfide reductase, with amino-acid sequence MKKILITLAILFCWVQTNIGQQLRVGDKVPDFTIENVINYDAPSFKISDFEGKLVILDFWNHGCKACIRAFPKIDSLQKEFSDQLQFIMVNNEDKEKSEKWIAKRSNFRIPDVPMVTGGGKLSKAFPQNFYPWHVWIDENRIVRFITGGSNASRKNIQKFLEGEELDFSQLSYISKSDSLYTTTREDYENTVKSAEYYSYLAKYDFIKGPKNNWTRNRQNGKIRISRESGSIASFFRDAFFTPQEIDRFPKNAYVLNVEDEFKYRPPEDKSLLDQWISKNMYSYDLAIPESRAEDLNSFMQQDLMRYFNVEASREKRLIDCYVLVNTGDIQKLRSSEEMPSVDSLFIQGTSDKKLPSDYRYMQNMPFERFADRIAYWVRSTSGIAVVNEVEFNGNITIKFSAELIDSILPKVKNSLDLEKLRKELRSYGLDIVKEERMIDCLVISEI; translated from the coding sequence ATGAAGAAAATACTAATTACCCTAGCAATACTATTTTGTTGGGTTCAGACAAATATAGGCCAACAACTTCGTGTCGGAGATAAAGTACCCGACTTTACTATTGAAAATGTAATCAATTATGATGCACCTTCATTTAAAATATCTGACTTTGAGGGAAAACTAGTCATATTGGATTTTTGGAATCATGGATGTAAAGCCTGCATCCGGGCGTTTCCCAAAATAGATTCATTGCAAAAGGAATTCTCTGACCAGTTACAGTTTATTATGGTAAACAATGAGGATAAAGAGAAATCTGAAAAATGGATTGCTAAAAGAAGTAATTTCAGAATACCTGATGTTCCCATGGTAACTGGGGGAGGTAAATTATCAAAGGCCTTTCCTCAGAATTTTTATCCCTGGCATGTATGGATCGATGAAAACCGGATTGTCCGCTTCATTACGGGGGGCTCAAATGCAAGCAGGAAAAACATCCAAAAGTTTTTAGAGGGGGAAGAACTCGATTTTAGTCAACTCTCGTACATATCAAAATCCGACTCCCTATATACAACGACCCGGGAAGATTATGAAAATACGGTAAAATCAGCAGAGTACTACTCTTACCTGGCAAAGTACGATTTTATTAAAGGCCCTAAAAATAACTGGACCAGGAACAGGCAAAATGGAAAAATCAGAATATCAAGGGAATCCGGCTCCATAGCAAGTTTTTTTAGGGATGCTTTCTTTACGCCACAGGAAATTGACAGGTTCCCTAAGAATGCCTATGTGTTAAACGTTGAAGATGAATTTAAGTACCGGCCTCCAGAGGATAAGAGTTTACTGGATCAATGGATCAGTAAGAATATGTATTCTTACGACCTCGCCATCCCCGAATCCAGGGCGGAGGATTTGAATAGCTTTATGCAACAGGATTTAATGCGGTACTTCAATGTAGAAGCCAGCAGAGAAAAACGACTAATAGACTGTTATGTATTGGTCAACACCGGGGATATTCAGAAGTTGCGAAGCAGTGAGGAAATGCCATCGGTGGACAGCCTGTTTATCCAAGGCACTTCCGATAAAAAATTACCATCGGATTACCGCTACATGCAAAATATGCCCTTTGAACGTTTTGCCGATAGGATTGCATATTGGGTAAGAAGTACATCCGGCATAGCGGTAGTAAATGAAGTAGAATTTAACGGGAATATTACTATAAAATTCAGCGCAGAACTAATAGATAGTATACTGCCAAAGGTGAAGAATTCACTTGACTTGGAGAAATTACGAAAAGAACTCAGGTCGTATGGACTGGATATCGTCAAGGAAGAGCGAATGATAGATTGCCTGGTAATTTCTGAAATATAG